From one Caldithrix abyssi DSM 13497 genomic stretch:
- the tadA gene encoding tRNA adenosine(34) deaminase TadA, giving the protein MQFDDRYFMREAIREGRKALQNGDVPVGAVVVLDARIIGRGHNQVELLKDPTAHAEMIAITSACATVGEKWLYDATLYVTVEPCSMCAGASVLARLKRLVYGVQDIKTGAHSSLFNLLNDPRLNHQIEVTPGVARDECAALMLEFFQSLRQKNDK; this is encoded by the coding sequence ATGCAGTTTGACGATCGCTACTTTATGCGCGAGGCCATTCGCGAAGGCCGCAAGGCTTTGCAAAACGGCGACGTACCGGTGGGAGCCGTTGTTGTTTTAGATGCGCGCATCATCGGTCGCGGACACAATCAGGTCGAACTCTTAAAAGATCCCACAGCGCACGCCGAAATGATCGCCATTACCTCGGCCTGCGCCACCGTTGGCGAAAAATGGCTGTACGATGCCACGCTTTACGTGACCGTCGAACCCTGCTCCATGTGCGCCGGCGCTTCGGTGCTGGCAAGACTAAAACGCCTGGTTTACGGCGTACAGGATATTAAAACGGGCGCCCATTCCAGTCTGTTTAATTTGCTGAACGACCCCCGTTTGAATCATCAAATTGAAGTCACACCCGGCGTGGCCCGCGATGAGTGTGCGGCTTTAATGCTGGAGTTTTTTCAAAGCCTGCGCCAGAAAAACGATAAATAA